One window of the Pseudochaenichthys georgianus chromosome 21, fPseGeo1.2, whole genome shotgun sequence genome contains the following:
- the xirp2b gene encoding xin actin-binding repeat-containing protein 2 isoform X2, with amino-acid sequence MYQPAVSKQADSTIPSREMANSEVTMSSSSRHVVQGSQQLHFNEGATVSYSNSNLESSFENHHDETEEEVPRYTTKELRDHFEKSIEVAAVQKQIKIGRDINRSKWSSNVTQNNYVTSEVYGASATEAAEDASAEGMDYDYDYEDFPPPPAEDSDYLPPPPPDLLEMPSDNENIPACNYSPEPPEPANPSKYPINKDAYIKQRSNYELKRLYKHIHPEVRKNIEMEYNSDYNETEYKQLGNKEYMYEDDDGSPDDIYDEEYTDWEEILPGEVQAMRWKFENKPLDTIKDLTSDEVEDTNKITEQEMILGKDVRRTAWMFETKPIDELSIPNMNSAEHKNKFNKFEKGDVRAAAWLFETQKMDSLNKMQKEEDLTKEVVFTEEDGNATIYMIDNKYMESLGHTETIDESHLLSLRSVLEEIHEEVKTVTSTFDTQFKCIIMGQSSQMLEIKSVRKIESELENSIASRWLFDTQPLDMTNREYTSLKLVCSLSMEDSNKGDWGRWLFEIKTLDSLNEWESSKMENKEISGADVRKHCLVFETQPMDSLKDDSNARPHSIEDVIGGNVRSARHFFENSPRAERRALTEVGRLQKATVNEEMKGDVRHQKWRFESQPLEHIREGRKEVTRTVNIEDELTQEDGTSCRADVRKNCWVFETQPMDTLKDDSNSQPLAKEDIIAGNVRSARHYFETNPTEELKELAEVGKLQKTVAQMEERGDVKHQKWRFESQPLEQIRQEKKDVTRTIDLEEIDRVDVSNYKHIFERTDLTQSDMSQKILIEGVTSGSVKSNKNLFESNSLYAMQDSTGHFHEVKTVRREEVVKGDVTTCKWMFETRPIDQFSESIEQYQVIKGISKEEKETGDVKTAKWLFETQPLDAIKYFSNVEDEEVMETSRNLDVMKGDVKTCKWLFETKPMDILYDKAELKDEHESEQMQKGDVKTCTWLFETQALDSIHDETQTILKTCTVNQEDITGKDVRTACFLFETEKLENLSGEETGSFKRVTEIDIGSGDVSGKKYIFENQTSDIMTSTSEEALQKLKRVQTEDIQKGNVVNCKWLFENQSIDTIHDSEEEFMSSRTVNDVQGGDVDKGRFIFETYSLDEIQETDTELTKMCKVVRDKDEKGDVRNYTMMFENQPLYAIQDKEGLYHEVTTVTSEEVTRGDVVGTRWKFETKPLDAIKDTDEVYIIKSVTHQDVQKGDVTSAKWKFETQPLDTIAEEKKIVIKTVDDIQGGNVRMNKDRFESDALSQESVRTVNVTEIKKGDVTSAKWRFETQSIDKIKSMSSENLIETVKKEDVEKGDVKHSVWLFEENPLDHIKEVNENEATVVSQEEISKADVKTATWLFETTPFDDFNETKMEKSEILGKSVKGTLEELYSQQMVTSKGVLIEADEIGDVRMAKYQLMNKQAPEIQREDVIKGDLQTIMMNLLNRQERQEQQITIDSEEKGNISYTVNQLFNQERDSSIEREEILRGDIREAIKNLFDENGTAKHGILIQEDEKGDVQMTLYSLLNKQENVNVEKEGIVRGDIKSALQNLSTSDKTDQAVKIQVDEAEKGNVNFYSTCIESGALDYLKQLHLGADETRSDGAQKEVILGGDIKGTKLILCRNQMQIERTVEDVVPGDVHNTVKVFMSEPTLSLENLQREEIVKGDLRAVLNSLSESANQTVVVEKEEVVKGNIPKTMQCLKKAQTRYKEVENEKQDIIPGNIRGALRSLEKSSTTRVEAVVEDLVSGDVRATLKSLELANKAVKEVEKEEIVRGDIRTTMQSLHDASSEKKMCQQGIDVQGDVRGTIQLLMEPPPSPRMERSSSLERDFKGDVKMSIKSLYETQDQSQFEKEDVIKGDVKGTIKSLMESAQRESPKVRLGSYRRVRVKQGPPVKNINDDAQRKIQKIKTASSVETSMGNQSISNETKIVKTTSRTVEQSAQQSTTVVEHKTITQNHGIKTLKTEFRNLKSKGMIKHETTSVKTADFTLKPELPEPDLSLPPPPPSVADSDLPPPPPSLDSDIDHLPPPPPPVTSEQDFLPPPPTQQELESIPAQEMYPSPATAKKMTVKKVKVPILHQVQKVEAKVEFSKTEQVEDITSETTTRTSKTVSCEIPQLPEPPQPLKKVYISPVKFTPPPSPPPSMKGKMSKFNTPLIKAEGKFRMMVDENTPPTTPTPTYIHDSVTAALEMLSSSDKGQSNINTSEITQERAEMAALSVHSDSLSCDLSKNIVVKNTTQSNVSASHEKNISDSTVVSSATQQMFSNESSKVVSVQKTSSISAVRQQMHTTTTQKTVSSKQSVQSVMADTVQTSVTDFATIENMVADGKKDSKNQKTKRSEDQSENVINSDKIETKENENLSKSQSEKKVKNEKESKSPPRDKKKKTDHSPTKSQDNVSDEPMQMEMAAPNTNGKAGKANQKVKKNKQEKQVESRKSSESEKQSVSQDVKVEVKKATEVKVIVEPKEVKTELKQVTKKGTSPPAAASTPAASSIPVVTVSLTDSKPETPTAVKKKKKSKKSKSSAQQNQGKEISTETIAAVLESNTVTSYQTQETVAVSQTHTIVKEEKIQVKREVITAESKDIQNSKQQKAVQKQMKGSQKKKEVTVIQQSAVEPLEESRAVPITVTGEQKELVKSEAGKTEESQRLEVQALIFLITEIQRVSKKTDSESVKILLNTVPDCLMSWEAKLELEGAVVESDVQQNKDILSHLRKLAEAKLMQLEDNETMEKHECEPVSEKSVSGGATQKLSKISIGSAKIEKQTKKKKSTERRKEETETGQCKSVDLRAPSPLLRMRSPSPTFITIESTRRTDSPLRMSPSPKMHRPPTPPTPPPRRCDTPTSRLTRITPSPTFDRAENLARLKDTTAKLSRGVTPPPPLPQQISEKKSEIVESPASFHRQIKIDSQLVEASGMSNATKSLKESLSGEAQQTDVNYTHVKEDEANISEGFIANQTQRKSESHMRLCQNDPDLIDASDMSESSVSVKEKREFFEETQKAEINKTYTRKEPIAIPERLGPDLEDFDAENKNKEKDELLRADLYSLVNTYDTPEEKLFLRKELIPLTGWLHNETERTDCGKERVDILEQEMPTFDIQTIKNVFELGEKSSSFREEKRDQEETMSSLSETTADTSKWGIPLETKRGSRQSTPLPPQKTGVETVPAVPSAFSETKSFTEHFSNVDELGNKVTGTRTAVTGHSESVSTQQAPFSYADAVRKKAAEAKLAEIFDDDATDNLLSNFHKTWTESESVFKSLGYSTSAETTSQVVSHHSKIVSSGSSSEVRALHSMSEESLSDGCSDSGQK; translated from the exons ATGTACCAGCCAGCTGTTTCCAAGCAAGCAGACAGCACCATCCCCAGCAGG GAAATGGCCAACTCTGAGGTCACAATGTCAAGCAGCAGCAGGCATGTCGTCCAAGGCAgccagcagctacatttcaacgaAGGAGCCACG GTGTCTTACAGCAACAGTAACTTGGAATCCAGTTTTGAAAACCATCACGATGAAACAG AAGAGGAGGTTCCCAGGTACACTACTAAAGAACTGAGGGATCACTTTGAAAAATCAATCGAAGTGGCTGCGGTACAAAAACAAATTAAG ATTGGACGTGATATCAATCGATCTAAGTGGTCCTCAAATGTGACTCAAAACAACTACGTGACGAGTGAGGTTTATGGAGCATCTGCTACTGAAGCAGCAGAAGACGCATCAGCTGAAGGGATGGATTATGATTATGATTATGAGGACTTTCCGCCCCCACCTGCTGAGGATTCTGACTATCTTCCACCCCCACCTCCCGACTTACTAGAAATGCCATCAGACAATGAAAATATTCCAGCGTGCAACTACTCACCAGAGCCTCCAGAACCAGCAAACCCTTCCAAATACCCGATCAACAAGGATGCTTATATCAAGCAGAGGAGTAATTATGAGCTGAAACGTCTTTACAAACACATTCATCCTGAGGTTCGTAAGAATATAGAGATGGAATATAACAGTGATTACAATGAAACTGAGTACAAACAGTTGGGGAACAAAGAGTACATGTACGAAGATGATGATGGTAGTCCCGATGATATCTACGATGAAGAATACACAGACTGGGAAGAGATTCTCCCCGGGGAGGTACAGGCGATGAGATGGAAGTTTGAAAATAAGCCACTGGATACAATTAAAGATTTAACTTCTGATGAGGTTGAGGACACCAACAAAATAACTGAACAGGAAATGATTCTTGGAAAAGATGTGAGACGTACAGCTTGGATGTTTGAGACGAAGCCAATAGATGAACTGAGTATACCCAATATGAACTCTGCAGAACATAAAAACAAATTCAACAAATTTGAAAAAGGAGATGTCCGTGCTGCAGCGTGGTTGTTTGAAACCCAGAAAATGGACTCTCTAAATAAAATGCAGAAAGAGGAGGATTTAACAAAAGAGGTTGTGTTTACAGAGGAGGATGGAAACGCTACCATTTACATGATTGACAATAAGTACATGGAAAGCCTTGGCCACACTGAGACCATTGACGAGAGCCACCTGTTGAGTCTGAGGTCAGTGTTGGAGGAAATTCATGAAGAAGTGAAAACTGTCACTAGCACTTTTGACACTCAGTTTAAATGCATCATTATGGGACAATCAAGCCAAATGCTGGAGATTAAGTCTGTGCGTAAAATTGAAAGTGAATTGGAGAACTCAATTGCCTCGCGTTGGCTTTTTGATACACAACCGCTGGACATGACAAACAGAGAATATACATCTTTGAAACTTGTGTGTAGTCTTTCCATGGAGGACAGCAATAAGGGAGACTGGGGCAGGTGGTTGTTTGAGATAAAGACATTAGATTCCCTCAATGAATGGGAAAGCTCAAAAATGGAAAACAAAGAGATATCTGGAGCTGATGTGCGCAAACACTGCTTAGTGTTTGAAACGCAACCAATGGATTCTCTGAAAGATGACTCCAATGCAAGACCCCACTCTATTGAAGACGTTATCGGGGGCAATGTTAGATCTGCAAGGCACTTTTTTGAAAACAGCCCTagagcagagaggagagctctcaCTGAGGTAGGAAGACTTCAGAAGGCAACTGTAAATGAAGAAATGAAAGGGGATGTGAGACACCAAAAGTGGCGCTTTGAGAGTCAACCTCTGGAGCACATAAGAGAGGGGAGGAAAGAGGTTACTCGCACTGTAAATATTGAAGATGAACTCACACAGGAGGATGGTACAAGCTGCAGGGCAGATGTTCGCAAGAACTGCTGGGTATTTGAGACCCAGCCAATGGATACTTTAAAAGACGATTCAAATAGTCAGCCCCTGGCAAAAGAGGACATTATTGCAGGTAACGTGAGATCAGCCAGACATTATTTTGAAACTAATCCAACTGAGGAGTTGAAGGAGCTTGCAGAGGTGGGCAAACTACAAAAAACAGTAGCACAAATGGAGGAGAGGGGTGATGTCAAACATCAGAAATGGCGTTTTGAAAGCCAACCTCTAGAGCAGATCAGACAGGAAAAGAAGGATGTCACCCGAACAATTGATCTGGAAGAAATTGACAGAGTTGACGTCTCAAACTACAAACACATTTTTGAGAGAACGGATCTAACCCAAAGTGATATGTCTCAAAAGATTCTTATTGAGGGTGTAACATCTGGTTCTGTGAAATCAAATAAGAACCTGTTTGAGTCCAATTCGCTGTATGCCATGCAAGACAGCACAGGGCACTTCCATGAGGTGAAAACAGTAAGACGTGAAGAGGTTGTTAAAGGAGATGTAACAACGTGCAAGTGGATGTTTGAAACCAGACCAATTGACCAGTTTAGTGAAAGCATTGAACAATACCAAGTTATCAAGGGCATATccaaagaagaaaaagagactGGTGATGTGAAAACAGCAAAGTGGTTGTTTGAAACACAGCCTCTCGATGCTATTAAGTATTTCAGCAATGTTGAAGATGAAGAAGTTATGGAAACAAGTAGGAATCTTGATGTCATGAAGGGTGATGTGAAAACCTGCAAGTGGCTATTTGAGACTAAACCAATGGACATCCTGTATGATAAAGCGGAGTTAAAGGATGAACATGAATCTGAACAAATGCAAAAAGGTGATGTCAAAACATGCACTTGGCTTTTTGAGACACAAGCACTTGATTCTATCCACGATGAGACACAAACCATTTTGAAAACATGCACTGTCAATCAAGAGGACATTACAGGAAAGGATGTAAGAACTGCTTGTTTCCTCTTCGAGACGGAGAAACTGGAGAACCTCTCTGGGGAGGAGACGGGCTCTTTTAAACGTGTTACAGAGATAGACATTGGTTCTGGAGACGTCTCTgggaagaagtacatttttgaaaacCAAACATCAGATATCATGACTTCTACATCTGAAGAAGCATTGCAAAAACTCAAGAGAGTTCAGACCGAAGACATACAAAAAGGAAACGTAGTGAACTGCAAATGGCTCTTTGAAAACCAGTCAATAGATACGATACATGATAGCGAAGAGGAATTTATGAGCAGTCGCACGGTGAATGATGTACAAGGTGGTGATGTAGATAAGGGACGTTTCATTTTTGAGACCTACTCTTTAGATGAAATTCAGGAGACGGACACAGAGCTGACGAAAATGTGCAAAGTTGTCCGAGATAAAGATGAAAAGGGCGATGTGAGAAATTACACAATGATGTTCGAAAATCAGCCCCTTTATGCTATTCAGGACAAAGAGGGACTTTACCACGAAGTCACGACTGTCACAAGCGAAGAGGTAACACGGGGAGATGTCGTTGGAACTCGCTGGAAGTTTGAAACCAAGCCCCTTGACGCCATCAAAGACACAGATGAGGTTTATATCATTAAATCTGTCACACATCAGGATGTGCAAAAAGGAGACGTCACTTCTGCAAAGTGGAAATTTGAGACACAACCTCTTGACACGATTGCTGAAGAAAAAAAGATTGTTATCAAAACCGTGGATGATATTCAGGGAGGCAATGTTAGGATGAACAAAGATCGTTTTGAGTCTGATGCACTGAGCCAGGAATCTGTCAGAACAGTTAATGTGACTGAAATTAAAAAAGGTGATGTCACATCTGCGAAATGGAGATTTGAAACGCAGTCCATAGACAAAATAAAAAGCATGAGCTCTGAAAATTTGATTGAAACTGTTAAAAAAGAAGATGTTGAAAAGGGAGATGTAAAACATTCAGTCTGGCTCTTTGAGGAAAATCCTCTAGACCACATCAAAGAGGTAAATGAGAACGAAGCTACCGTTGTATCACAAGAGGAGATTTCCAAAGCGGATGTAAAGACGGCAACATGGCTTTTTGAAACGACACCATTTGATGACTTCAATGAGACAAAAATGGAGAAGAGTGAAATCCTGGGCAAGAGTGTCAAGGGAACTCTTGAGGAGCTTTATAGTCAGCAAATGGTGACGTCGAAGGGAGTACTTATTGAAGCTGATGAAATCGGAGACGTTAGGATGGCTAAATACCAGCTAATGAATAAGCAGGCCCCCGAAATTCAACGAGAGGATGTAATCAAGGGAGATCTGCAGACTATTATGATGAACTTGCTAAACAGACAAGAAAGGCAGGAGCAGCAAATCACTATAGATTCAGAAGAGAAGGGTAATATCAGTTATACGGTGAATCAACTATTCAACCAAGAGAGGGACAGCAGTATTGAAAGAGAGGAGATATTACGAGGTGACATCCGGGAAGCCATTAAAAACCTTTTTGATGAGAACGGTACAGCAAAACATGGAATACTCATCCAGGAAGACGAGAAAGGAGATGTGCAGATGACCTTATACTCCCTTCTTAATAAACAAGAAAATGTTAATGTTGAAAAAGAGGGCATTGTAAGAGGGGATATAAAGAGTGCTCTTCAAAACCTGTCCACCTCAGACAAGACAGATCAGGCAGTGAAGATACAGGTAGAtgaagctgaaaagggaaatgtCAACTTTTATTCCACATGCATTGAATCTGGGGCTCTTGACTATCTTAAACAGCTCCACCTTGGAGCTGATGAGACTCGGTCTGACGGAGCACAAAAAGAGGTGATCCTTGGAGGCGACATAAAAGGGACCAAACTCATCCTCTGCCGAAATCAAATGCAAATTGAACGTACGGTAGAGGATGTTGTACCTGGTGATGTTCACAACACAGTGAAAGTTTTTATGTCGGAGCCAACCCTCTCATTGGAAAACCTCCAAAGGGAGGAGATAGTCAAAGGAGATTTAAGAGCTGTTTTGAATTCATTGTCTGAATCAGCTAATCAGACAGTTGTTGtagaaaaagaggaggtggtgaAAGGCAACATACCTAAAACCATGCAATGCCTGAAGAAGGCCCAAACAAGGTACAAGGAAGTAGAGAACGAGAAGCAAGACATCATACCAGGAAATATCAGAGGGGCTCTAAGATCTCTTGAGAAATCCTCAACAACAAGAGTTGAAGCTGTTGTCGAGGATTTAGTTTCTGGAGATGTGAGGGCCACACTCAAATCTCTAGAGTTGGCAAATAAGGCGGTCAAGGAAGTTGAAAAGGAAGAAATAGTGAGGGGCGATATTCGCACAACAATGCAAAGTCTGCACGATGCCTCCAGTGAGAAGAAGATGTGTCAACAAGGAATAGACGTGCAGGGAGATGTCAGAGGAACAATCCAGCTCTTAATGGAGCCTCCACCTTCACCGAGAATGGAAAGGAGTTCAAGCCTTGAGCGTGACTTTAAGGGTGATGTGAAGATGTCCATTAAGTCATTATATGAGACGCAGGACCAATCCCAGTTTGAGAAAGAAGATGTGATAAAGGGTGATGTTAAAGGCACTATTAAGTCTCTGATGGAATCAGCACAGCGTGAATCTCCCAAAGTCAGACTTGGATCATACAGGAGAGTTCGAGTAAAACAGGGCCCTCCAGTTAAAAATATAAATGATGATGCACAGAGGAAAATACAAAAGATTAAAACGGCTAGTTCAGTTGAGACATCAATGGGAAATCAATCCATCTCTAATGAAACTAAAATTGTAAAAACAACGTCAAGAACAGTGGAGCAGTCTGCTCAGCAATCAACTACTGTGGTGGAGCATAAAACTATCACCCAAAACCACGGCATCAAAACATTAAAGACAGAGTTCCGTAATCTAAAGTCGAAGGGAATGATAAAACATGAAACGACCAGTGTAAAGACAGCAGATTTCACCCTAAAGCCAGAATTGCCAGAGCCCGATCTGTCTctcccacctccacctccatcaGTGGCAGACTCtgaccttcctcctcctcccccctcacttgATTCTGACATTGATCAccttcctcctccaccaccaccagtCACCAGTGAGCAGGACTTTCTCCCACCCCCTCCAACTCAACAAGAACTGGAGAGCATCCCAGCACAGGAAATGTATCCTTCACCAGCAACAGCAAAAAAGATGACGGTCAAAAAAGTGAAAGTTCCCATTTTACACCAAGTCCAGAAGGTGGAAGCAAAAGTGGAATTCAGTAAAACGGAACAGGTGGAggacatcacatctgaaacaacTACAAGAACCTCAAAAACGGTTTCATGTGAAATCCCTCAATTGCCTGAGCCACCACAACCACTGAAGAAGGTTTACATATCTCCTGTGAAGTTCACCCCTCCACCCTCCCCTCCGCCTTCCATGAAAGGGAAAATGAGTAAGTTTAACACTCCATTGATAAAAGCAGAAGGAAAGTTCCGTATGATGGTGGATGAAAACACCCCTCCAACCACTCCAACACCCACTTACATACATGACTCAGTTACTGCTGCTCTTGAAATGCTTTCCTCAAGCGATAAGGGACAGTCAAATATAAACACATCAGAAATCACACAGGAAAGAGCTGAAATGGCTGCATTGAGTGTTCATTCAGACTCCCTATCATGTGATTTGTCCAAGAACATCGTTGTCAAAAACACCACCCAGAGTAATGTCAGTGCTAGCCATGAAAAAAATATCTCAGATTCAACAGTTGTTTCCTCTGCCACACAGCAAATGTTCTCTAATGAATCTTCTAAGGTTGTCTctgttcaaaagacctcatccATCTCAGCTGTTAGACAACAGATGCATACTACTACTACACAGAAAACTGTTTCCTCCAAGCAGTCTGTTCAATCTGTCATGGCTGACACAGTCCAGACCTCTGTCACTGATTTTGCAACAATTGAAAACATGGTGGCTGATGGAAAGAAAGATTCTAAAAATCAGAAAACAAAAAGATCAGAAGATCAAAGTGAAAATGTAATTAATTCTGACAAAATTGAAACAAAGGAGAACGAAAATCTAAGCAAATCCcaatctgagaaaaaagtcaaaaatgaAAAGGAGTCCAAATCGCCACCACGGGATAAAAAGAAGAAAACTGATCATTCTCCTACCAAGAGCCAAGACAACGTTTCTGATGAGCCAATGCAAATGGAAATGGCAGCTCCCAATACAAATGGAAAAGCAGGAAAAGCAAATCAAAAGGTTAAAAAGAACAAGCAAGAAAAGCAAGTCGAGTCAAGAAAGTCCAGTGAAAGTGAGAAACAGAGTGTTTCACAAGATGTCAAGGTGGAAGTAAAGAAAGctactgaggtgaaagtgatcGTTGAACCTAAGGAAGTAAAGACCGAGTTAAAGCAAGTGACTAAGAAAGGTACTTCCCCTCCTGCTGCTGCCTCTACGCCAGCAGCTTCCTCCATACCTGTTGTTACTGTAAGCTTAACAGACAGCAAACCAGAAACTCCAACTGcagttaaaaagaaaaagaagtccAAAAAGTCAAAAAGCAGTGCACAGCAAAATCAAGGTAAAGAGATTTCCACAGAAACAATTGCAGCTGTTCTAGAATCCAACACTGTAACATCCTACCAAACTCAGGAAACAGTTGCAGTTTCCCAAACTCATACAATTGTAAAAGAAGAGAAGATTCAAGTCAAGAGAGAAGTCATTACCGCAGAAAGTAAAGACATTCAGAATTCTAAGCAGCAGAAAGCAGTTCAAAAGCAAATGAAGGGATCTCAAAAGAAGAAAGAAGTGACGGTTATTCAGCAGAGCGCAGTGGAACCACTTGAAGAAAGTAGGGCTGTCCCAATTACTGTGACAGGCGAGCAAAAGGAACTGGTGAAGTCCGAAGCAGGGAAAACTGAGGAATCCCAGAGGCTGGAGGTCCAAGCGTTAATCTTTCTCATCACAGAGATACAAAGAGTTTCAAAAAAGACTGATTCTGAATCTGTGAAGATTCTGCTCAATACAGTTCCAGATTGTCTCATGAGTTGGGAAGCAAAGCTTGAACTGGAGGGAGCTGTGGTGGAAAGTGATGTGCAACAAAACAAAGACATTCTTTCACATCTGAGGAAACTAGCAGAGGCCAAACTAATGCAGCTAGAAGATAACGAGACTATGGAGAAACATGAGTGTGAGCCAGTTTCTGAGAAATCTGTTTCTGGTGGGGCAACGCAAAAATTATCCAAGATCAGTATTGGTTCTGCCAAAATTGAGAAACAAACCAAGAAGAAGAAGTCCACGGAAAGACGGAAAGAGGAAACTGAAACTGGTCAGTGCAAGTCTGTTGACCTTCGGGCTCCCTCACCTTTACTCAGGATGCGCTCTCCCTCACCAACGTTTATCACCATCGAATCCACACGAAGAACTGACTCACCCCTGAGAATGAGTCCATCGCCCAAAATGCATAGGCCACCCACACCTCCCACGCCTCCGCCACGTAGGTGTGACACGCCAACATCACGCCTTACAAGAATAACGCCATCTCCGACTTTTGACAGAGCAGAAAATTTGGCACGACTAAAAGACACAACAGCCAAACTCTCACGTGGGGTTACACCACCTCCGCCACTTCCCCAACAAATCTCAGAAAAGAAGTCTGAAATTGTGGAATCCCCTGCCTCATTTCATCGACAAATCAAAATTGATTCACAACTTGTGGAGGCTTCAGGGATGTCAAATGCAACAAAAAGTCTCAAAGAGAGTTTATCTGGTGAGGCTCAGCAGACTGATGTCAATTATACACATGTAAAGGAAGATGAAGCTAATATTTCAGAGGGTTTTATTGCAAATCAAACACAAAGAAAGTCTGAGTCCCACATGCGGTTGTGTCAAAATGATCCAGATCTTATTGATGCATCGGATATGTCAGAGTCATCTGTATCTGTCAAAGAAAAGAGAGAGTTTTTTGAAGAAACTCAAAAGGCTGAAATTAATAAGACCTATACACGAAAGGAGCCTATTGCTATCCCTGAAAGACTGGGCCCAGACTTGGAAGACTTTGATGCAGAAAATAAGAACAAAGAAAAAGATGAGCTTCTCAGGGCAGACTTGTACAGTCTTGTAAACACATACGACACACCGGAAGAGAAATTATTTCTCAGAAAAGAGCTTATCCCACTCACTGGGTGGCTTCACAATGAAACTGAAAGAACCGATTGTGGCAAAGAGAGAGTAGACATTCTGGAACAGGAAATGCCAACTTTTGACATCCAGactattaaaaatgtttttgaacTGGGTGAGAAAAGTTCCTCATTCAGAGAGGAGAAAAGGGATCAGGAGGAGACTATGTCAAGCCTGAGTGAAACAACAGCAGACACTTCAAAGTGGGGAATTCCTCTAGAGACAAAGAGAGGCTCACGGCAGAGCACCCCCCTGCCTCCTCAGAAAACTGGGGTAGAAACTGTGCCAGCAGTACCATCAGCCTTCTCAGAAACCAAATCCTTCACAGAACATTTCTCAAATGTTGATGAGCTGGGTAACAAAGTCACCGGAACAAGGACAGCTGTCACAGGGCACTCTGAGAGTGTGTCAACCCAACAAGCTCCTTTTTCCTACGCTGATGCAGTTAGAAAAAAGGCTGCAGAAGCGAAGCTAGCAGAAATCTTCGATGACGATGCTACTGACAATTTGCTGAGTAATTTCCACAAAACatggacagagagtgaatctGTTTTCAAGAGTCTTGGCTACTCTACTTCTGCGGAGACAACATCCCAAGTTGTATCTCATCATTCGAAAATCGTCTCATCTG GTTCGAGTTCCGAAGTCAGAGCTCTGCACAGTATGTCGGAGGAGAGCTTATCCGATGGATGCTCTGATAGTGGACAAAAATAA